From one Pseudomonas sp. B21-048 genomic stretch:
- the ispH gene encoding 4-hydroxy-3-methylbut-2-enyl diphosphate reductase, with amino-acid sequence MQIKLANPRGFCAGVDRAIEIVNRALEVFGPPIYVRHEVVHNKFVVEDLRARGAIFVEELDQVPDDVIVIFSAHGVSQAVRTEAAGRGLKVFDATCPLVTKVHIEVARYSRDGRECILIGHAGHPEVEGTMGQYDGSNGGAIYLVEDEKDVAALQVNNPEKLAFVTQTTLSMDDTSRVIDALRARFPAIGGPRKDDICYATQNRQDAVKQLADECDVVLVVGSPNSSNSNRLRELAERMATPAYLIDGAEDLQKSWFDGVERIGITAGASAPEVLVRGVIQQLQAWGATGADELAGREENITFSMPKELRVRSLL; translated from the coding sequence ATGCAAATCAAACTCGCCAACCCCCGTGGCTTCTGCGCCGGTGTGGACCGGGCGATCGAAATCGTCAATCGCGCCCTGGAAGTCTTCGGGCCGCCGATCTACGTGCGCCACGAAGTGGTTCACAATAAATTCGTCGTCGAAGACCTGCGCGCCCGTGGGGCGATCTTCGTCGAGGAACTGGATCAGGTGCCGGACGACGTGATCGTGATCTTCAGCGCCCATGGCGTTTCCCAGGCCGTGCGCACCGAAGCCGCTGGCCGTGGCCTGAAGGTGTTCGATGCGACCTGCCCGCTGGTAACCAAGGTGCACATCGAAGTGGCGCGTTACAGCCGCGATGGCCGTGAATGCATCCTCATCGGCCACGCCGGTCACCCGGAAGTCGAAGGCACCATGGGCCAGTACGATGGCAGCAATGGTGGCGCGATTTATCTGGTCGAGGACGAGAAAGACGTCGCCGCGTTGCAGGTGAACAACCCTGAAAAACTCGCCTTCGTCACCCAGACCACCCTGTCCATGGACGATACCAGTCGCGTGATCGACGCCCTGCGTGCCCGGTTCCCGGCGATCGGAGGTCCGCGCAAGGACGACATCTGCTACGCCACGCAAAACCGTCAAGACGCCGTCAAGCAACTGGCAGACGAATGCGACGTGGTGTTGGTGGTCGGCAGCCCGAACAGCTCCAACTCCAATCGTCTGCGTGAACTGGCCGAACGTATGGCCACCCCGGCCTATCTGATTGACGGTGCCGAAGACCTGCAAAAGAGTTGGTTCGACGGTGTCGAGCGGATTGGCATCACTGCCGGAGCCTCCGCTCCGGAAGTGCTGGTGCGTGGCGTGATCCAGCAATTGCAGGCCTGGGGCGCCACCGGGGCCGATGAACTGGCCGGCCGCGAAGAGAACATCACGTTCTCCATGCCTAAAGAGCTGCGCGTGCGTTCGTTGCTGTAA
- the ribF gene encoding bifunctional riboflavin kinase/FAD synthetase, which produces MQLVRGLHNLRPQHRGCVATIGNFDGVHRGHQAILARLRERALELGVPSCVVIFEPQPREFFAPDTAPARLARLRDKLQLLAEEGVDRVLCLAFNQRLSKLSASEFVDAILVDGLGVQHLEVGDDFRFGCDRLGDFDFLQQAGVLQGFTVEAAQTVELDGIRVSSTQVRNALAAADFALAERLLGHPYRIAGRVLHGQKLARQLGTPTANVQLKRRRVPLSGVYLVNVDIDGKTWPGVANIGVRPTVEGDGKAHLEVHLLDFAGDLYDRRLTVVFHHKLREEQRFASLEALKTAINADVAAARALSHLAPIANEEP; this is translated from the coding sequence ATGCAGCTGGTTCGAGGCCTCCACAACCTGCGCCCCCAGCATCGGGGCTGTGTCGCCACTATTGGCAACTTTGACGGTGTTCACCGTGGTCACCAGGCTATCCTGGCCCGGCTGCGTGAGCGTGCGCTCGAGTTGGGCGTGCCCAGCTGCGTGGTGATTTTCGAGCCGCAGCCGCGAGAATTCTTCGCCCCGGACACCGCTCCAGCCCGTCTGGCCCGCCTGCGAGACAAGCTGCAACTGCTGGCCGAAGAAGGCGTCGACCGGGTGCTGTGCCTGGCGTTCAATCAGCGGCTGAGCAAGCTCAGTGCCAGCGAGTTCGTCGATGCCATTCTGGTGGACGGTCTGGGCGTGCAGCATCTGGAAGTCGGCGACGATTTCCGTTTTGGTTGTGACCGGCTAGGGGATTTCGATTTCCTGCAACAAGCTGGCGTCCTTCAGGGGTTTACCGTCGAAGCGGCGCAGACCGTCGAGCTGGACGGCATTCGTGTCAGCAGCACTCAGGTGCGTAATGCCCTGGCAGCTGCCGATTTTGCCTTGGCCGAGCGGCTGCTCGGTCATCCGTACCGGATTGCCGGGCGGGTGCTGCACGGCCAGAAGCTGGCGCGCCAGTTGGGTACGCCCACGGCCAACGTGCAGCTCAAGCGTCGTCGTGTGCCGCTGAGCGGGGTTTACCTGGTCAACGTCGACATCGACGGCAAGACCTGGCCAGGCGTCGCCAATATCGGCGTGCGGCCAACGGTCGAAGGGGATGGCAAAGCCCACCTCGAAGTACACCTTTTAGATTTTGCCGGCGATCTGTATGACCGGCGTTTGACGGTGGTTTTCCACCACAAGCTGCGTGAAGAGCAGCGTTTCGCCTCTCTGGAGGCGCTTAAGACGGCGATCAATGCGGATGTCGCCGCCGCCCGTGCCCTGTCGCACCTAGCGCCAATCGCTAATGAAGAGCCTTAA
- the cgtA gene encoding Obg family GTPase CgtA, translating to MKFVDEVSIRVKAGDGGNGCMSFRREKFIENGGPNGGDGGDGGSVYMIADENLNTLVDYRYTRHFDAERGSNGGSTDCTGKKGEELVLRVPVGTTVIDSATQEVIGDLTKAGQKLLVAHGGWHGLGNTRFKSSTNRAPRQTTPGKPGEQRDLKLEMKVLADVGLLGLPNAGKSTFIRSVSAAKPKVADYPFTTLVPNLGVVSVDRWKSFVVADIPGLIEGASDGAGLGIRFLKHLSRTRLLLHLVDMAPLDDTSAPDAAEVIVSELTKFSPSLAERDRWLVLNKCDQILEEEHDDRVKEIVDRLEWTGPVYVISAIAKQGTERLCHDIMRYLEDRADRLANDPAYKEELAELDQRIEDEARAQLQALDDQRALRRSGVKSVHDIGDDDWDEEDVDDEDGPEIIYVRD from the coding sequence ATGAAGTTTGTTGATGAAGTATCGATTCGAGTAAAGGCCGGGGACGGCGGCAACGGTTGCATGAGCTTCCGTCGCGAAAAATTCATTGAAAACGGCGGCCCGAACGGCGGTGACGGTGGTGATGGCGGCTCGGTCTACATGATCGCCGACGAAAACCTCAACACCCTGGTGGACTACCGTTACACCCGGCACTTCGATGCCGAGCGTGGTTCCAATGGCGGCAGTACCGACTGCACCGGCAAGAAAGGTGAGGAGTTGGTGCTGCGCGTTCCGGTCGGCACTACCGTCATCGATTCCGCGACTCAGGAAGTGATCGGCGACCTGACCAAGGCCGGTCAGAAGCTGTTGGTGGCTCACGGTGGCTGGCACGGTTTGGGTAACACCCGTTTCAAATCCAGTACCAACCGGGCGCCGCGCCAGACCACGCCGGGCAAGCCGGGTGAGCAGCGCGACCTGAAGCTGGAAATGAAAGTATTGGCGGACGTCGGTCTGCTCGGTTTGCCGAACGCCGGCAAAAGTACCTTTATTCGCTCGGTATCGGCCGCCAAGCCGAAAGTCGCCGACTACCCGTTCACTACGCTGGTGCCGAACCTGGGTGTGGTCAGCGTCGATCGCTGGAAAAGCTTCGTGGTGGCGGACATTCCGGGCCTGATCGAAGGTGCTTCCGACGGCGCGGGTCTGGGGATTCGTTTCCTCAAGCACTTGTCGCGTACCCGTCTGCTGCTGCACCTCGTCGACATGGCGCCGCTGGATGACACCAGTGCTCCGGATGCCGCTGAAGTCATCGTCAGCGAGCTGACCAAGTTCAGTCCGTCCCTGGCTGAGCGCGATCGTTGGCTGGTGCTGAACAAGTGCGATCAGATTCTTGAAGAAGAGCACGATGATCGCGTCAAGGAAATCGTTGATCGTCTGGAGTGGACTGGTCCGGTCTATGTGATCTCTGCGATCGCCAAGCAAGGCACTGAGCGTCTTTGCCATGACATCATGCGTTATCTGGAAGATCGCGCCGATCGTCTGGCTAACGACCCAGCCTACAAGGAAGAGCTGGCCGAGCTCGATCAGCGCATCGAAGATGAGGCACGTGCCCAGTTGCAGGCGCTGGATGATCAGCGTGCGCTGCGTCGCAGTGGCGTGAAGTCGGTCCATGACATCGGTGACGACGATTGGGATGAAGAAGATGTGGATGATGAAGACGGTCCGGAAATCATTTACGTGCGTGACTGA
- the ileS gene encoding isoleucine--tRNA ligase yields the protein MTDYKATLNLPDTAFPMKAGLPQREPQILQRWDSIGLYGKLREIGKDRPKFVLHDGPPYANGTIHIGHALNKILKDMIIRSKTLSGFDAPYVPGWDCHGLPIEHKVEVTHGKNLGADKTRELCRAYATEQIEGQKSEFIRLGVLGDFANPYKTMDFKNEAGEIRALAEIVKGGFVFKGLKPVNWCFDCGSALAEAEVEYENKKSATIDVAFPIADEAKLATAFGLPSLGKPASIVIWTTTPWTIPANQALNVHPEFNYALVDVGDKLLVLAEELVESCLARYSLEGSVIATTTGKALELINFRHPFYDRLSPVYLADYVELGAGTGVVHSAPAYGVDDFVTCKAYGMVNDDILNPVQSNGVYATSLEFFGGQFIWKANPAIVDKLTEVGALLHTTIIEHSYMHCWRHKTPLIYRATAQWFIGMDKEPATGETLRKRAIKAIEDTRFVPAWGQARLHSMIANRPDWCISRQRNWGVPIPFFLNKESGELHPRTVELMEIVAQRVEVEGIEAWFKMDAAELLGEEAPLYDKISDTLDVWFDSGTTHWHVLRGSHSMGHETGPRADLYLEGSDQHRGWFHSSLLTGCAIDDHAPYRELLTHGFTVDESGRKMSKSLGNVIAPQKVNDTLGADIMRLWVASTDYSGEMAVSEQILQRSADAYRRIRNTARFLLSNLTGFNPATDILPAEEMLALDRWAVDRTLLLQRELQEHYGEYRFWNVYSKIHNFCVQELGGFYLDIIKDRQYTTGANSKARRSAQTALYHISEALVRWIAPILAFTADELWQYLPGERNESVMLNTWYEGLTELPEGFELDRAYWERIMAVKVAVNKEMEIQRAAKAVGGNLQAEVTLFAEDALSADLAKLSNELRFVLITSTATVAPFVQAPGDAVVTEVGGLKLQVVKSSHAKCARCWHCREDVGVNPEHPEICGRCVDNISGAGEVRHYA from the coding sequence ATGACCGACTATAAAGCCACGCTAAACCTTCCGGACACCGCCTTCCCAATGAAGGCCGGCCTGCCTCAGCGCGAACCGCAGATTCTGCAGCGCTGGGACAGCATTGGCCTGTACGGTAAGTTGCGCGAGATTGGCAAGGATCGTCCGAAGTTCGTGCTTCACGACGGTCCTCCGTACGCCAACGGCACGATTCACATCGGTCATGCACTGAACAAGATTCTCAAGGACATGATCATCCGCTCGAAAACCCTGTCGGGTTTCGACGCGCCTTATGTGCCGGGCTGGGACTGCCACGGTCTGCCGATCGAGCACAAAGTCGAAGTGACCCACGGCAAGAACCTGGGCGCGGACAAGACCCGCGAGCTATGCCGTGCCTACGCCACCGAGCAGATCGAAGGCCAGAAGTCCGAATTCATCCGTCTGGGCGTGTTGGGCGACTTCGCCAACCCGTACAAGACCATGGACTTCAAAAACGAAGCCGGTGAAATCCGTGCCCTGGCGGAAATCGTCAAGGGTGGCTTCGTGTTCAAAGGCCTGAAGCCTGTGAACTGGTGCTTTGACTGCGGTTCGGCCCTGGCTGAAGCGGAAGTCGAGTACGAGAACAAAAAATCCGCGACCATCGACGTGGCGTTCCCGATCGCCGACGAAGCCAAGCTGGCCACCGCGTTCGGTCTGCCATCGCTGGGCAAACCCGCCTCGATCGTGATCTGGACTACCACCCCGTGGACCATCCCGGCCAACCAGGCGCTGAACGTTCACCCAGAGTTCAACTACGCCCTGGTCGACGTCGGCGACAAACTGCTGGTGCTGGCTGAAGAGCTGGTCGAGTCGTGCCTTGCCCGTTACAGCCTGGAAGGTTCGGTCATTGCGACCACCACCGGTAAAGCACTGGAACTGATCAACTTCCGTCACCCGTTCTACGATCGCCTGTCGCCGGTTTACCTGGCTGACTACGTCGAACTGGGCGCCGGCACCGGCGTGGTTCACTCCGCGCCAGCCTATGGCGTAGACGACTTCGTGACCTGCAAAGCCTACGGCATGGTCAACGATGACATCCTCAATCCGGTGCAAAGCAATGGCGTGTACGCGACATCGCTGGAGTTCTTCGGCGGCCAGTTCATCTGGAAGGCCAACCCGGCCATTGTCGACAAACTGACCGAAGTCGGCGCGCTGCTGCACACCACCATCATCGAACACAGCTACATGCATTGCTGGCGTCACAAGACTCCGCTGATCTACCGCGCCACCGCACAGTGGTTCATCGGCATGGACAAAGAACCTGCGACCGGCGAAACCCTGCGCAAGCGGGCGATCAAAGCCATCGAAGACACCAGGTTCGTTCCGGCCTGGGGCCAGGCGCGTCTGCACTCGATGATCGCCAACCGTCCTGACTGGTGCATCTCCCGTCAGCGCAACTGGGGCGTGCCGATCCCGTTCTTCCTGAACAAGGAAAGCGGTGAGCTGCACCCGCGCACCGTCGAGCTGATGGAAATCGTCGCCCAGCGCGTCGAAGTCGAAGGCATCGAAGCCTGGTTCAAGATGGACGCCGCCGAGTTGCTCGGTGAAGAAGCGCCGCTGTACGACAAGATCAGCGACACCCTGGACGTCTGGTTCGACTCGGGCACCACGCACTGGCACGTCCTGCGCGGTTCGCACTCGATGGGCCACGAGACCGGTCCACGCGCCGACCTGTACCTGGAAGGTTCGGACCAACACCGCGGCTGGTTCCACTCGTCGTTGCTGACCGGTTGCGCCATCGACGACCACGCCCCGTACCGCGAGCTGCTGACCCACGGTTTCACCGTTGACGAGTCCGGTCGCAAAATGTCGAAGTCCTTGGGCAACGTCATCGCGCCGCAGAAGGTCAACGACACACTGGGCGCCGATATCATGCGTCTGTGGGTCGCTTCTACCGACTACTCGGGTGAAATGGCGGTTTCCGAGCAGATCCTGCAACGCAGTGCGGACGCCTACCGGCGCATCCGTAACACCGCGCGCTTCCTGCTTTCCAACCTGACCGGTTTCAACCCGGCCACCGACATCCTGCCGGCCGAAGAAATGCTGGCGCTGGACCGTTGGGCCGTGGATCGTACCCTGCTGCTGCAACGCGAGCTGCAAGAGCACTACGGCGAATACCGCTTCTGGAACGTCTACTCCAAAATCCACAACTTCTGCGTGCAGGAGCTGGGCGGTTTCTACCTCGACATCATCAAGGACCGTCAGTACACCACTGGCGCCAACAGCAAGGCCCGTCGTTCGGCGCAAACCGCGCTGTACCACATCAGCGAAGCGCTGGTGCGCTGGATCGCGCCGATCCTGGCGTTCACCGCCGACGAGCTGTGGCAGTACCTGCCGGGCGAGCGTAACGAGTCTGTGATGCTCAACACCTGGTACGAAGGCCTGACCGAATTGCCGGAAGGCTTCGAGCTGGACCGCGCCTACTGGGAGCGGATCATGGCGGTGAAGGTGGCGGTCAACAAGGAAATGGAGATCCAGCGCGCGGCGAAGGCCGTCGGTGGCAACCTGCAAGCCGAAGTGACGCTGTTCGCCGAAGACGCGCTGAGCGCCGACCTGGCCAAGCTGAGCAACGAACTGCGCTTCGTGTTGATCACCTCGACTGCCACCGTTGCGCCGTTCGTTCAGGCGCCGGGCGATGCCGTAGTCACCGAAGTTGGCGGTTTGAAACTGCAAGTGGTCAAGTCGAGCCATGCCAAGTGCGCCCGTTGCTGGCACTGCCGTGAAGACGTCGGCGTGAACCCGGAGCATCCGGAAATCTGCGGTCGTTGCGTCGACAACATCAGCGGCGCTGGCGAGGTTCGTCACTATGCCTAA
- the rpmA gene encoding 50S ribosomal protein L27 — MAHKKAGGSTRNGRDSEAKRLGVKMYGGQVIIPGNIIVRQRGTQFHAGYGVGMGKDHTLFAKIDGVIKFEVKGAFGRRYVSIVPKTDVVAA, encoded by the coding sequence ATGGCACACAAAAAAGCTGGTGGTAGTACCCGTAACGGTCGCGACTCAGAAGCCAAACGCCTTGGCGTGAAGATGTATGGCGGCCAGGTTATCATTCCGGGCAACATCATCGTGCGTCAGCGCGGCACCCAATTCCACGCTGGCTACGGCGTTGGCATGGGCAAGGATCACACTCTGTTCGCTAAAATCGACGGCGTGATCAAGTTCGAAGTAAAAGGCGCCTTCGGTCGTCGTTACGTAAGCATTGTCCCGAAGACTGACGTCGTCGCGGCATAA
- the murJ gene encoding murein biosynthesis integral membrane protein MurJ, with translation MNLLKSLAAVSSITMLSRVLGFVRDTLVARAFGAGMATDAFFIAFKLPNLLRRIFAEGAFSQAFVPILAEYKSQKGEEATRTFIAYVSGLLTLVLALVTALGMLAAPWVIWATAPGFATTPEKFALTTDLLRVTFPYILLISLSSLAGAILNTWNRFSVPAFVPTLLNVSMIIFAVFLTPYFDPPVMALGWAVLVGGLAQLLFQLPHLKKIGMLVLPRLNLRDSGVWRVMKQMLPAIIGVSVSQISLIINTIFASFLVAGSVSWMYYADRLMELPSGVLGVALGTILLPTLARTYASQDRHEYSRILDWGLRLCFMLVLPCALALGILAEPLTVSLFQYGQFSAFDAAMTQRALIAYSVGLLGIIVIKVLAPGFYAQQNIRTPVKIAIFTLIVTQLFNLVLIGPLAHAGLALAISAGACLNAGLLFYQLRKQQMYQPQPGWAKFGLKLLVAVAVMSAVLLGAMHFMPAWGEGHMLERLLRLGALVIAGVVVYFGMLLLMGFRLRDFNRKALN, from the coding sequence ATGAATCTGCTCAAATCGTTGGCCGCTGTCAGCTCTATCACGATGCTTTCCCGGGTGTTGGGGTTTGTTCGTGACACCCTTGTCGCGCGTGCATTTGGTGCCGGAATGGCGACCGACGCCTTCTTTATCGCCTTCAAACTGCCCAATCTGCTGCGGCGGATCTTCGCTGAAGGGGCTTTTTCCCAGGCATTCGTGCCGATTCTCGCTGAGTACAAAAGCCAGAAGGGCGAGGAGGCGACGCGAACGTTCATTGCCTATGTCTCGGGCCTGTTGACGTTGGTGCTGGCGCTGGTCACCGCGCTGGGCATGCTCGCTGCGCCTTGGGTCATCTGGGCCACAGCGCCGGGTTTCGCCACTACCCCGGAAAAATTCGCGCTGACCACCGATCTGCTACGGGTCACTTTTCCTTATATATTGCTGATCTCCCTGTCTTCATTGGCCGGAGCGATCCTCAACACCTGGAACCGCTTTTCGGTGCCGGCCTTCGTGCCGACCCTGCTCAATGTCAGCATGATCATCTTTGCGGTGTTCCTGACGCCGTATTTCGATCCGCCGGTAATGGCGCTGGGCTGGGCCGTTCTGGTAGGCGGTCTGGCGCAGTTGCTGTTTCAGCTGCCGCACCTGAAAAAGATCGGCATGCTGGTGCTGCCGCGCCTGAATCTGCGCGATAGCGGCGTCTGGCGGGTCATGAAACAGATGCTGCCAGCGATCATCGGCGTTTCGGTGAGTCAGATTTCGCTGATCATCAACACCATATTTGCGTCGTTTCTGGTGGCCGGTTCCGTGTCCTGGATGTATTACGCCGATCGCCTGATGGAATTGCCATCCGGTGTGCTGGGGGTGGCGCTGGGTACGATTCTGCTGCCGACCCTGGCCAGGACTTATGCCAGCCAGGATCGTCATGAGTACTCGCGGATCCTCGATTGGGGTCTGCGTCTATGCTTCATGCTGGTATTGCCGTGCGCCCTGGCGTTGGGGATTCTGGCTGAGCCGTTGACGGTTTCGCTGTTCCAGTACGGACAGTTCAGCGCTTTCGATGCGGCCATGACTCAGCGCGCGTTGATTGCTTATTCCGTCGGCTTGCTGGGGATTATTGTGATCAAAGTGCTGGCGCCGGGCTTTTATGCGCAACAAAACATCCGCACTCCGGTAAAAATCGCGATTTTTACCCTGATCGTCACTCAACTGTTCAACCTGGTCCTGATCGGTCCGCTGGCTCATGCCGGTCTGGCCCTGGCCATCAGCGCGGGTGCCTGCCTCAACGCCGGGCTGCTGTTTTATCAACTGCGCAAGCAGCAGATGTATCAGCCACAGCCGGGCTGGGCGAAGTTCGGGCTTAAACTGTTGGTGGCGGTCGCCGTGATGTCCGCTGTATTGCTGGGTGCAATGCACTTCATGCCGGCCTGGGGGGAAGGGCATATGCTGGAGCGCTTGTTGCGTCTGGGCGCATTGGTGATCGCTGGCGTGGTGGTCTACTTCGGCATGTTGCTGTTGATGGGCTTCCGTTTGCGCGACTTCAATCGCAAGGCCTTGAACTGA
- the lspA gene encoding signal peptidase II, with translation MPNAVGRFGRLSWLWLSLLVLVIDQASKFYFEGSLSMYQQIVVIPDYFSWTLAYNTGAAFSFLADSSGWQRWLFALIAVVVSAVLVIWLKRLGRNETWLAVALALVLGGALGNLYDRIALGHVIDFILVHWQNRWYFPAFNFADSAISVGAVMLALDMFKSKKTGETVHD, from the coding sequence ATGCCTAATGCAGTTGGCCGTTTCGGACGGTTGAGCTGGCTCTGGTTGAGTTTGCTGGTCCTGGTCATCGACCAGGCCAGCAAGTTCTACTTCGAAGGCTCGCTGAGCATGTACCAGCAAATCGTGGTGATCCCCGATTACTTCAGCTGGACTCTGGCCTACAACACTGGCGCGGCGTTCAGTTTCCTGGCTGACAGCTCGGGCTGGCAGCGCTGGCTGTTCGCCCTGATCGCAGTGGTGGTCAGTGCGGTGCTGGTGATCTGGCTCAAGCGCCTGGGGCGCAACGAAACCTGGCTGGCAGTCGCCTTGGCGCTGGTGCTGGGTGGCGCGTTGGGTAACCTGTACGACCGCATTGCCCTGGGCCATGTGATCGATTTCATTCTGGTGCATTGGCAGAACCGCTGGTATTTCCCGGCGTTCAACTTTGCCGACAGCGCAATTTCTGTCGGTGCCGTGATGCTTGCACTGGATATGTTCAAAAGTAAAAAGACCGGAGAAACCGTTCATGACTGA
- the proB gene encoding glutamate 5-kinase — MRSKVTGAQRWVVKIGSALLTADGKGLDRAAMGVWVEQMVALHEAGVELVLVSSGAVAAGMSRLGWTVRPSAMHELQAAAAIGQMGLVQAWESSFAEHGRHTAQILLTHDDLSDRKRYLNARSTLRALVELKVIPVINENDTVVTDEIRFGDNDTLAALVANLVEADLLVILTDRDGMFDADPRNNPDAKLIYEARADDPALDAVAGGTGGALGRGGMQTKLRAARLAARSGAHTIIVGGRIERVLDRLKAGDRIGTLLSPERGMLAARKQWLAGHLQTRGTLVLDAGAVTALSQGNKSLLPVGVKLVQGSFRRGEMVVCVAPDGREIARGLANYSALEAQKIIGRSSEAIVGLLGYMAEPELVHRDNLILV, encoded by the coding sequence ATGCGGAGCAAGGTGACAGGTGCGCAGCGTTGGGTCGTGAAAATCGGCAGTGCTTTGCTGACGGCGGACGGCAAAGGCCTGGATCGCGCGGCAATGGGTGTCTGGGTTGAGCAGATGGTTGCCCTGCACGAGGCGGGCGTCGAACTGGTGCTGGTATCCTCCGGGGCGGTGGCGGCGGGTATGAGTCGTCTGGGCTGGACCGTACGACCCAGTGCGATGCACGAGTTGCAAGCGGCTGCCGCCATTGGTCAGATGGGGTTGGTGCAGGCTTGGGAGTCGAGCTTCGCCGAGCATGGTCGGCATACCGCGCAGATTCTCCTGACGCACGACGATTTGTCCGACCGCAAGCGCTACCTGAATGCTCGCAGCACGCTGCGCGCGTTGGTCGAGCTCAAGGTGATCCCGGTGATCAACGAGAACGACACCGTGGTCACTGACGAAATCCGTTTCGGCGACAACGACACATTGGCGGCGTTGGTGGCGAATCTGGTCGAAGCTGATTTGCTGGTGATCCTCACTGATCGCGATGGCATGTTCGATGCTGATCCGCGCAACAATCCCGACGCCAAGCTGATTTACGAGGCGCGTGCCGATGATCCGGCGCTGGATGCGGTGGCTGGCGGCACGGGCGGTGCGCTGGGGCGTGGCGGTATGCAGACCAAGTTGCGCGCTGCGCGTCTGGCGGCGCGTTCCGGTGCGCACACCATCATTGTCGGTGGGCGCATTGAGCGGGTGCTGGATCGTCTCAAGGCGGGCGATCGCATCGGCACCTTGCTGTCACCTGAGCGCGGCATGCTGGCGGCACGCAAGCAATGGTTGGCCGGCCATCTGCAAACCCGCGGCACGCTGGTGCTGGATGCGGGGGCGGTGACGGCGTTGTCCCAAGGCAACAAAAGTTTGCTGCCGGTGGGCGTCAAACTGGTCCAGGGCAGTTTTCGTCGCGGCGAAATGGTGGTCTGCGTGGCGCCGGACGGTCGTGAAATCGCCCGTGGCTTGGCCAACTACAGTGCTTTGGAAGCGCAAAAAATCATCGGTCGGTCGTCTGAGGCGATTGTCGGTCTGCTGGGTTACATGGCGGAGCCGGAACTGGTTCACCGCGATAACCTGATTCTGGTCTAA
- the rpsT gene encoding 30S ribosomal protein S20, producing the protein MANTPSAKKRAKQAEKRRSHNASLRSMVRTYIKNVVKAIDAKDAAKAQAAYVLAVPVIDRMADKGIIHKNKAARHKSRLNGHVKALNVAAAA; encoded by the coding sequence GTGGCCAACACACCTTCCGCCAAAAAACGTGCAAAACAGGCTGAGAAGCGTCGCAGCCACAACGCCAGCCTGCGTTCCATGGTTCGTACCTACATCAAGAATGTAGTTAAGGCCATCGACGCAAAAGACGCTGCCAAAGCTCAAGCTGCTTACGTTCTGGCTGTGCCAGTTATCGACCGTATGGCCGATAAAGGCATCATCCACAAGAACAAAGCTGCTCGTCATAAGAGCCGCCTGAATGGCCACGTAAAGGCCCTGAACGTTGCCGCTGCTGCCTAA
- the fkpB gene encoding FKBP-type peptidyl-prolyl cis-trans isomerase, whose product MAEQRIGQNTEVTLHFALRLENGDTVDSTFDKAPATFKVGDGSLLPGFEAALFGFKAGDKRTLTIEPENAFGQPNPQNVQIIPRSQFKDMELSPGLLVIFNDAANTELPGVVKEFDDAQVTIDFNHPLAGKTLTFDVEIFNVKAL is encoded by the coding sequence TTGGCTGAGCAACGCATCGGCCAGAACACGGAAGTCACCTTGCACTTTGCATTGCGTCTGGAGAACGGCGATACCGTCGACAGTACCTTCGACAAAGCCCCGGCGACCTTCAAGGTTGGCGACGGCAGCCTGTTGCCAGGTTTCGAAGCAGCGCTGTTCGGCTTCAAAGCCGGCGACAAACGTACCCTGACCATCGAGCCGGAAAACGCCTTTGGTCAGCCGAACCCGCAAAACGTGCAGATCATCCCGCGCTCGCAGTTCAAGGATATGGAGTTGTCGCCAGGATTGCTGGTGATCTTCAATGATGCGGCCAATACCGAGCTGCCCGGTGTGGTGAAAGAATTCGATGACGCCCAGGTGACCATCGACTTCAACCACCCGCTGGCCGGTAAAACCTTGACCTTTGACGTCGAGATCTTCAACGTCAAAGCGCTGTAA
- a CDS encoding CreA family protein, with protein MRVAKGLLGLLLAMPLLASADEIGQVSTVFKFVGPNDRIVVEAFDDPEVDGVTCYLSRAKTGGVKGGLGLAEDRAEASIACRQVGPINFKGELKDGEEVFKERTSLVFKTMQVVRFLDKKRNTLVYLVYSDRLIEGSPQNAVTAIPILPWTHAQ; from the coding sequence ATGCGTGTGGCAAAAGGATTATTGGGCTTGTTGTTGGCGATGCCGCTACTGGCCTCGGCCGATGAAATTGGCCAGGTGTCGACGGTGTTCAAATTTGTTGGCCCGAACGACCGTATCGTTGTTGAGGCGTTTGATGATCCGGAAGTGGATGGCGTGACCTGCTACCTGTCGCGCGCCAAGACCGGCGGCGTAAAGGGTGGGTTGGGTCTGGCCGAGGATCGCGCTGAGGCCTCTATTGCGTGTCGTCAGGTTGGGCCGATCAACTTCAAGGGTGAGCTCAAGGATGGCGAGGAGGTGTTCAAGGAGCGCACGTCCTTGGTGTTCAAGACCATGCAGGTGGTGCGATTCCTCGACAAGAAGCGCAATACGCTGGTGTACCTGGTTTATAGCGATCGTTTGATCGAAGGCAGCCCGCAGAATGCGGTGACGGCGATTCCGATTCTGCCGTGGACGCACGCTCAATAA